A window from Schistosoma haematobium chromosome 1, whole genome shotgun sequence encodes these proteins:
- the PHKG2 gene encoding Phosphorylase b kinase gamma catalytic chain, liver/testis isoform (EggNog:ENOG410V9DN~COG:G), producing the protein MRWRSFVCRGSVVLRASGSDMTITCLERDGVVADLRLADSFYLKYEVRGVLGSGASSTVRRCIEKDSKAEFAVKILDLNSGVDTSEVIRSECMREVTILRKVVDHPNIIRIHDVFEGDAYIFLVSEICQGGELFDYLTHNVIISEKRTRAIMRQLFDAVNFIHDRQIVHRDLKPENILLDENLNIKVTDFGLAVFVDDEEELKETRGTPGYLAPEVLMCGYYEDQPPYGQPVDIWACGVIMYTLLAGCPPFWNRKEHLMLRQIMEGRFSFPSPEWDDISESAKDLICKILVVDSSVRLTALDSLNHAFFLQQPIVGKTAFNARQKFKTGMLAVSFIFYLRRLKVDAAYLNINQLSMDPYSNKKLRKIIDTLAYDVYSQWVKKGEEQNRAELFENVPRRDMIDTPEAIFHNSPKRSVLAGDSVNYTPFNFEDEDDDDIRIPIRIDY; encoded by the exons ATGCGTTGGCGGTCTTTCGTTTGCCGCGGTTCGGTCGTGCTTCGGGCCAGCGGAAGTGACATGACAATAACCTGCTTGGAGAGGGATGGTGTCGTTGCTGATCTCCGTTTAGCGGATTccttttatttgaaatatgaaGTTCGGGGTGTCTTGGGTTCTGGAGCCAGTAGTACTGTGCGACGTTGCATAGAAAAAGACTCTAAAGCCGAATTCGCTGTTAAAATTTTGGATCTTAATAGTGGTGTCGACACCTCAGAAGTTATACGTTCAGAATGTATGCGAGAGGTGACAATTCTTAGAAAAGTAGTCGACCACCCCAATATCATAAGAATTCATGATGTTTTCGAGGGGGATGCATACATATTTCTGGTCTCAGAAAT TTGTCAAGGTGGTGAACTTTTCGACTATCTTACTCACAACGTCATTATTTCCGAAAAACGTACTCGTGCAATCATGCGGCAGCTGTTTGATGCTGTTAATTTTATCCATGACCGTCAAATCGTCCATCGAGATCTCAAGCCGGAAAACATTCTTCTTGATGAAAATCTTAACATAAAAGTTACGGACTTCGGGTTGGCTGTATTTGTTGACGATGAAGAAGAGCTTAAAG AAACTCGGGGAACACCAGGTTACTTGGCGCCAGAGGTCCTGATGTGTGGTTACTATGAAGATCAACCTCCTTATGGTCAACCTGTAGACATTTGGGCATGTGGTGTGATTATGTATACTCTGTTAGCAGGTTGTCCCCCTTTTTGGAATCGTAAAGAACATTTGATGCTGCGCCAGATTATGGAAGGCCGTTTCTCTTTTCCTAGTCCAGAATGGGATGATATCAGCGAATCTGCAAAGGATCTA ATATGTAAAATTCTAGTTGTGGATTCCAGCGTAAGGTTGACAGCTTTAGATTCATTGAATCATGCATTCTTCCTACAACAA CCTATAGTTGGAAAGACAGCCTTCAATGCTAGACAGAAATTTAAG ACTGGTATGTTGGCTGtcagttttatattttatctaCGCCGTTTAAAAGTGGATGCTGCCTATTTAAATATCAATCAGTTATCTATGGATCCATATTCAAATAAGAAATTGCGTAAAATTATTGATACACTTGCCTATGATGTTTATAGTCAATGGGTTAAGAAAGGTGAAGAACAAAATCGTGctgaattatttgaaaatgtaCCACGTCGTGATATGATTGATACACCAGAAGCAATATTTCACAATAGTCCAAAACGTTCAGTGTTAGCCGGTGACTCCGTGAATTATACACCTTTCAATtttgaagatgaagatgatgatgatatcaGGATACCGATTAgaattgattattaa